The genomic window CAGGCGGAAGACCCGGATCTCCCGCTCCACCCTCGCCTGGTACGTGGCGTACGGCGGCCAGAAGGCCAGCAGCACCCGCCACGCCTCCTCCCGTTCCGCCCCGGCGAGGAGCCGCGCGCGTACGGGGATGTCCCGCCCCTTCCAGCTCACCTCGGCGTCGGGATGCGCGAGCAGGTTCCCCGTCCAGGCCGGATGGCCGGTGCGGCCGAAGTTCGAGCCGACGAGGAGCCAGGTACCGGCCCCCTCCTCCGGCATGCACGCGAGCGGCGTACGGCGCGGCAGCCCGCTCCTGGCGCCCCGGGCCGTGAGCACGACACCCGGCAGCATCTGCGCGCTGAGCAGGACCTTTCCCCGGGTGAGCCGGTGCACGGCCCGGTCCATGGCCGGTACGACGTGCGGGGCGACCTTCGCGAAGGCCCGGGTCGACGAGACCTTCTGCACCAGCTTCACTCCCAGCGGCATCAGACCGCCACCGCCTCTCCCGTCGTCGCCTGTCCTGTGGCTGCCTGTCCTGTGGTCGCGAGTCCTGTGGTCGCGAGTCCTGTGGTCGCCTGGCCCGCCGTCGCGGCGCCCGTGAAGAGCCCCGCCGCGTCGGCCGCCCGCGCCCGCAGCCGGTGGACCGGCCCGAAGAGCAGCTCGTCGGCGGCCGCCCGCTTGAAGTACAGATGCGCCTCGTGCTCCCAGGTGAAACCGATGCCGCCGTGCAGCTGGATCGCCTCGCCCGTCACGGTGCGCAGCGCCTCCAGGCACTGGGCGAGGGCCAGCGGCCCGCCCCCGTCCGGGTCCCAGGCCGCGTAGTACGCCGCCGAGCGGGCCGCCTGGACGTGTACGTACAGATCGGCCAGGCGGTGCTTGACCGCCTGGAACGACCCGACCGGCCGGCCGAACTGCTCGCGCTCCCTGACGTACGCGACCGTACGGTCCAGCGCGGCGGCCGCCGCCCCGGCCGCCTCGGCGGCGAGCAGCGCCGCGGCGGTGCGCCCGACGGCGGCGAGCGCACCCGGCACCTCGGCGCCCACGATGTCGTCACCGAGCAGCTCCGCCCGGGCGTCGCGGAGTTCGACGCGCGCCTGGGGCCTCGTCTCGTCGAGCGCGGTCCACCGGGTGCGCCGGACCCCGTCCGCGTCGCCCCGGACCAGGAAGAGCAGCGTACGGGCGCGGGCGAAGCCGCCCGCGTGCGCGGCGACGAGGAGCAGCCCGGCGCTGTGCCCGTCCAGGACCTGCCCTGCCTCCCCGTACAGCACCCAGCCGCCGCCCTCCGGCAGGGGCCTCGCCTGCACCCCGCCGGCCCGGCCGCCCCCGGCCCAGGCACCGTCCGCGTTGTCACCGGTGAGTGCGAGGGCGGTGGCGAGGCCGTCGCCGGGGACGGCGAGGGCCGCGGTGAGCGTGCCGCCCGCGACGGCCGGCAGGTGCTCGGCCCGCTGCGCCTCGCTGCCGAGCGCGGCGATCAGCGGCGCTGCGAGCCCGGCGGTGGCGAGGAGCGGGGACGGCAGCAGCGCCCGTCCGGCCTCCTCGAAGGCGAGGGCGAGTTCCACGGTCCCGCCGCCGACGCCTCCGTACGCCTCCGGCAGCGCGAGCCCGGGCAGCCCCAGCTCGTCGGCGAGCCTCGCCCACAGCTGCCCCGGGGGTGCTTCGCCGCCACGGGTCAGCGCGGAGCGCAGGGTGTCGCGAATGGCCGACTGTTCCGGGGTGAAGGCGGCGTCCATGGGCATCCATCCCTCTCCGTGCCCCACTGCGTGCCTGACGGGGCGTCAGGCATCAGGCTCAGGGGTGGGATGGTAGGGGCGGGCGGCCGAGAATCACAGAGCCCGGTCGCGGCGGGTGCTCAGCAGGGCTCGCCGGGCTGCTCCGCGGTCGCCTTCAGCAGGTCCCGTACGAGATCGAAGTCGACCTTCTCGGTGCGCCGGAAGCGCAGACACCCCTTGCCCATGTCGTGTCCGGCGAGACGGTCGCCGAACGCCTCGCGCACGTCAGGGCGCATGAGGTAGAGGGAGATGTACTGCTTCTGGTTGGCGAAGGCGATCTCGGGGTCGGTGCCCGGGCGGCGGTAGGTGGGCATGCCGTACGCCATCGCCTCCTCGTAGCCCCCGAGCTCGCTCAGGCACAGCTCGCGGATCCGGACGAGGGCCGTGAGGCGGTCGGGGTCGGCGACCTCCGCGAGGTAGCCGTCGACGTCTTCCGCGTGGGACTGGACCATGCGACGAGCCTACTGCCGCCACCCCGGCCCCGCCCGGGCTGCCCCGCCCGGGCCGATCCCCGGGGCCTCATATCTGATGTACCGTCAGATCCATGCCCACCACATCGCGCAAAGTCGCCATCGTCGGCATATCCCTCTCCGACTGCGGCCGGGTCGACGGCCCCACCCCGTACGCCCTGCACGCCCAGGCCGCCCGCCGCGCCCTCGCCGACTCCGGACTCGACCGCTCGCTGATCGACGGCTTCGCCTCCGCCGGGCTCGGCACCCTCGCGCCGGTGGAGGTCGCCGAGTACCTGGGGCTCCGGCCCACCTGGGTCGACTCGACCTCGGCGGGCGGCGCCACCTGGGAGGTCATGGCCGCGCACGCCGCCGACGCCATCGCCGCGGGCCGTGCCAACGCCGTCCTGCTCGTCTACGGCTCCACCGCCCGCGCCGACATCAGGGCCGGGCGCCGCACGTCGAACCTCTCCTTCGGCGGGCGCGGCCCGCTCCAGTTCGAGGTTCCGTACGGGCACACGCTCGTCGCCAAGTACGCCATGGCTGCCCGGCGCCATATGCACGAGTACGGCACCACCCTGGAGCAGCTCGCCGAGGTCGCGGTCCAGGCGCGGGCGAACGCGGCGCACAACCCCGACGCGATGTTCCGCACTCCGATCACCGTGGAGGACGTCCTGTCCGGCCCGCTGATCGCCGATCCGTTCACCAAGCTGCACTGCTGCATCCGCAGCGACGGCGGCTGCGCGGTGCTGCTGGCGGCCGAGGAGTACGTACCTGACACGGCCAGGGCGCCCGTGTGGGTGCTCGGCACGGGCGAGCACGTCTCGCACACCACGATGTCGGAGTGGGAGGACTTCACCGTCTCGCCCGCGGCGGTCAGCGGCCGGCTGGCCTTCGAGCGGGCGGGGGTGCGGCCCGCGGACGTCGACATCGCCGAGATCTACGACGCCTTCACCTATATGACGCTGGTGACGCTGGAGGACCTCGGCTTCTGCGCGAAGGGCGAGGGCGGGGCGTTCGTCGAGAAGGGCCGGCTGCGGCTGGACGGCGAGCTGCCCGTCAACACCGACGGCGGCGGGCTCTCCGCCTGCCACCCGGGCATGCGCGGGCTGTTCCTGCTGGTCGAGGCGGTACGGCAACTGCGCGGCGAGGCGGGCGGCCATCAGGTGCACCGACCGGACGGCAGCCTTCCGGAACTGGCGGTGGCGTCGGGGACGGGTGGCTGGTTCTGTTCGGCGGGGACGGTGGTGCTGAGCCGCTGAGTGCGGCGATGACCGCTGCGGCGCGTCCGGTGCGGCACAGTGGAGGTGACATCACGTGACCGTGCACATCGATGCGGCAACGACGCGAAGGAGACTCCGGTGGCACTGACCCGTGAAGAGCGCGAGCAGTTCCTGGCACAGCCCCATGTCGCGGCGCTCTCGGTGGCCGGCGAGGACGGCCGGGCGCCGCTCACGGTGCCGATCTGGTACCAGTACGAGCCGGGCGGCGAGATCTGGATCCTGACCGGGGTCGACTCCCGCAAGCACCGGCTGATCAGCGCGGCGGGACGCTTCACGCTCATGATCGACCGCCTCGAACCCACCATCCGGTACGTCACCGTCGAGGGCCCCGTGACGGGAACGGCGCCTGGGACGCACGAGGTGCTGCGGGAGATCTCCGCCCGCTACCTGCCCGCCGAGAAGGTCGACGAGTACGTCGAGTTCGCCGAGAAGAACCACGGCGAGAACATCGTGATCCGTATGCGCCCGGAGCACTGGCTGTCGGCGGACCTCGGCTCCCTGTGATGATCGGCCCATGACGCCCGATCCCGCAGACGCGTTCCACGAGCTGCTCAGATCCCTGCCGGTCTGGGACACCGAACTCCCCGCCTTCGCCCCGGACACCGCCCCTGACGAGCCCCTGCCGCTCTTCCACCAGTGGTTCGTCGAGGCGGCGGCCGCAGGCCAGCCGGAACCGCACACCATGGCGCTGGCCACCGTCGACGAGGCCGGGCACCCCGACGTACGCACGCTGATGCTCCACGACGCCGACGCCCGCGGCTGGCACTTCGCCTCACACTCCACCAGCGCCAAGGGCCGCCAGCTCACGGCCCACCCGCACGCCGCGCTCGGCTTCTACTGGCCCGCGCAGGGCCGCCAGATCCGTGTGCGCGGCCGGGTGACCCCCGGCACCCCCGCCGAGGCCCACGCCGACCTCCACGCCCGCTCGACGGGCGCCCTCGCCTCCGCCCTCGTCGGCCGCCAGAGCGAAGTGCTCGACTCCTACGAGGAGTTGGTCCGCACAAGCGAGGCCGCCTGGGCCCGTGCCTCCGCCGAACCCGACGCCGCCTCCGGCACCTGGACGGTCTACGTACTGGAACCGGCCGAAGTCGAGTTCTTCCAGGGCGACACGCGCCGCCGGCACGTACGGCTGCGGTACCGGCGCGCGCACGAGAGGGCGGGCTGGGTGCGCGAACTGCTCTGGCCGTAGGTGCTCCGCAGGGCTCAGCCCTCCACGGCCGCCCCGAGCAGGATCCGTGCCAGCTCGCGCGGCTCGGAGAACATCGGCCAGTGGCCGGTGTGCATCTCGACCAGGCGCCAGTGCTCGCTCTTCAGCAGCTCGACCACGTCGGCGTTCGGCTCGGGGCCGTCCAGGAGGCACTTGACGTAGGTCGCCGGGAGCTCGCCGAGCGGGCGGGACAGGACGGCCGGTTCGGTCAGGGTGGCGCCCGGGTGGGGGGTGGAGCCGGTCACGATGCGGGTGATCTGGGCGTCGGTGAGGCCCTGGCCGGCGAAGTCCGGGGCCGCAAGGGGCGCCCAGAAGCCGTTGTGCTCCGCGATGGAGCCCTCCACCATGGCGCGGCCGTCCGGCCAGGCGGAGACGAAGGACTCGCCGTCGGCCGGGACGTTGGAGTCGACGAAGACCACACGGGTCAGGCGGTCGCCGATGCGCTCGGCGGCCTGGCCGACGGGGATGCCCGCGTAGCTGTGGCCGACCAGGACGACGTCGCGCAGGTCGAGGCGCTCGATCTCGCCGACGATGTCCTGGACGTGGGTCCGCTGTCCGGCGGGCACGCCCTGCTTGTCGGCCAGGCCCGAGAGCGTCAGGGGGTGGGTGCCGTGCCCGGCCGCGCGCAGCTCCGGCACCACCTCGTCCCACGCCCACGCTCCGAGCCAGGTCCCTGCCGCCATCACGAATTCAGCCATACGGGGAACGTAGCGCAGGGGTCGGACACCGGCCGATGATTCCGCGAGGCGCAGGGGGTCCTATGGACGACCGCACGTTCGGGAAAGGTGGGCCATGACGAATCTGCGCGATGTCCTGGGGATACATGTCGCCAAGGGACCGGTGCCGGGCGCCGTGGGTCTCGTGGCGCGCGCCGGGCGGGGGGGCGAGGTGGCGGCCGTCGGCTCGGTCGCCGCCGACGGCACCGCGCCGATGGCCCGGGAGACGATCTTCCGGATCGCCTCGCTCACCAAGCCCGTCGTCGCCGCGGCGGTGATGCCGGGACGCTACGGCTGGGTGGGCGGCACCGGCACGGCGGCGCACGTCGTCCCGGCCACCGGCGCCGTCACCCTCGTCTTCAGCCAGCTGGGGATGGCAGGACCGTCCTTCCCCGCGCTGTCCGGGACTTCTGGCGGTACGCCGCGGGGGGGCATGAGGCCCTCGGGTGCGTGAAGCCCGCGGGTGCGCGAGGCGTACTCACGAAAGCAGGGGGCGGAAGACCGGGACGGCCGGGGCGCCCTCCTCCCCCCGGAACGCCACCTCCAGCGCCATCCCGATCCGCAGGTCCGTCTCCGCGCACCCGGTGATCTCCGTCATCATCCGCGGGCCCTCGGCGAGGTCGACGACGGCCGCGGTGTAGGGCGTACGGTCGCCGAAGGGCGGGAGGTCGTTGCGGTGCACGACCGACCAGGTGTAGAGCGTCGCCCGGCCGCTCGCCCGCTCCCACACGACGTCGTCGCTCCAGCAGTGCGGGCAGAACTCGCGCGGGTAGTGGTGG from Streptomyces formicae includes these protein-coding regions:
- a CDS encoding nitroreductase family deazaflavin-dependent oxidoreductase produces the protein MPLGVKLVQKVSSTRAFAKVAPHVVPAMDRAVHRLTRGKVLLSAQMLPGVVLTARGARSGLPRRTPLACMPEEGAGTWLLVGSNFGRTGHPAWTGNLLAHPDAEVSWKGRDIPVRARLLAGAEREEAWRVLLAFWPPYATYQARVEREIRVFRLTRRSEDVAA
- a CDS encoding acyl-CoA dehydrogenase family protein, translated to MDAAFTPEQSAIRDTLRSALTRGGEAPPGQLWARLADELGLPGLALPEAYGGVGGGTVELALAFEEAGRALLPSPLLATAGLAAPLIAALGSEAQRAEHLPAVAGGTLTAALAVPGDGLATALALTGDNADGAWAGGGRAGGVQARPLPEGGGWVLYGEAGQVLDGHSAGLLLVAAHAGGFARARTLLFLVRGDADGVRRTRWTALDETRPQARVELRDARAELLGDDIVGAEVPGALAAVGRTAAALLAAEAAGAAAAALDRTVAYVREREQFGRPVGSFQAVKHRLADLYVHVQAARSAAYYAAWDPDGGGPLALAQCLEALRTVTGEAIQLHGGIGFTWEHEAHLYFKRAAADELLFGPVHRLRARAADAAGLFTGAATAGQATTGLATTGLATTGQAATGQATTGEAVAV
- a CDS encoding iron chaperone translates to MVQSHAEDVDGYLAEVADPDRLTALVRIRELCLSELGGYEEAMAYGMPTYRRPGTDPEIAFANQKQYISLYLMRPDVREAFGDRLAGHDMGKGCLRFRRTEKVDFDLVRDLLKATAEQPGEPC
- a CDS encoding thiolase C-terminal domain-containing protein; this translates as MPTTSRKVAIVGISLSDCGRVDGPTPYALHAQAARRALADSGLDRSLIDGFASAGLGTLAPVEVAEYLGLRPTWVDSTSAGGATWEVMAAHAADAIAAGRANAVLLVYGSTARADIRAGRRTSNLSFGGRGPLQFEVPYGHTLVAKYAMAARRHMHEYGTTLEQLAEVAVQARANAAHNPDAMFRTPITVEDVLSGPLIADPFTKLHCCIRSDGGCAVLLAAEEYVPDTARAPVWVLGTGEHVSHTTMSEWEDFTVSPAAVSGRLAFERAGVRPADVDIAEIYDAFTYMTLVTLEDLGFCAKGEGGAFVEKGRLRLDGELPVNTDGGGLSACHPGMRGLFLLVEAVRQLRGEAGGHQVHRPDGSLPELAVASGTGGWFCSAGTVVLSR
- a CDS encoding pyridoxamine 5'-phosphate oxidase family protein; translated protein: MALTREEREQFLAQPHVAALSVAGEDGRAPLTVPIWYQYEPGGEIWILTGVDSRKHRLISAAGRFTLMIDRLEPTIRYVTVEGPVTGTAPGTHEVLREISARYLPAEKVDEYVEFAEKNHGENIVIRMRPEHWLSADLGSL
- a CDS encoding pyridoxine/pyridoxamine 5'-phosphate oxidase, whose amino-acid sequence is MTPDPADAFHELLRSLPVWDTELPAFAPDTAPDEPLPLFHQWFVEAAAAGQPEPHTMALATVDEAGHPDVRTLMLHDADARGWHFASHSTSAKGRQLTAHPHAALGFYWPAQGRQIRVRGRVTPGTPAEAHADLHARSTGALASALVGRQSEVLDSYEELVRTSEAAWARASAEPDAASGTWTVYVLEPAEVEFFQGDTRRRHVRLRYRRAHERAGWVRELLWP
- a CDS encoding alpha/beta fold hydrolase — protein: MAEFVMAAGTWLGAWAWDEVVPELRAAGHGTHPLTLSGLADKQGVPAGQRTHVQDIVGEIERLDLRDVVLVGHSYAGIPVGQAAERIGDRLTRVVFVDSNVPADGESFVSAWPDGRAMVEGSIAEHNGFWAPLAAPDFAGQGLTDAQITRIVTGSTPHPGATLTEPAVLSRPLGELPATYVKCLLDGPEPNADVVELLKSEHWRLVEMHTGHWPMFSEPRELARILLGAAVEG
- a CDS encoding serine hydrolase, with the translated sequence MTNLRDVLGIHVAKGPVPGAVGLVARAGRGGEVAAVGSVAADGTAPMARETIFRIASLTKPVVAAAVMPGRYGWVGGTGTAAHVVPATGAVTLVFSQLGMAGPSFPALSGTSGGTPRGGMRPSGA
- a CDS encoding Zn-ribbon domain-containing OB-fold protein, whose translation is MTTGNAATPETDAFTRPYWDAAADGHLLIRRCGDCGRAHHYPREFCPHCWSDDVVWERASGRATLYTWSVVHRNDLPPFGDRTPYTAAVVDLAEGPRMMTEITGCAETDLRIGMALEVAFRGEEGAPAVPVFRPLLS